The genomic region TATGATCAACATTGACTATGTAGGATTTGTGCGCCCTGTAAAACTTGTTTTTGGGTAACTTCTCCAAATAATCCTTTAAAGGGGAACGCACTAAGAATTTCTTATCAACGGTATTTACTTCCAAGTATACGTTATCGGCTTTTATGAACTGAATGTCACCAAATTGGATTCTGTAATACAAGTGCTGTTTTTTAACGAATATCGAATCTTTTAAAACGGAATTGGAAACAACGGTATCTTCACTGGCACCGGGTGCATCACTAGGCGAACCTTTTTCCGAATAATCAAAATTAGAAAGGGCAATCTCTATGGACGTATACAGGTCTTGCTGTTCGAACGGTTTAACCAAATATCCATTCGGTTTTACCGTTTTAGCATTTTCTACGGTGGCCCTATCGGAGTTCGACGTAACGAATATGAAAGGAATGTTATACTTTTCACGAATATGTTTTCCCAAATCAATTCCTGTTTTGTCCGATGCCAAAATAATATCGATGAGAACCAGGTCTACTTCCTTGGTTTTTAAGACTTCTTCGGCCTGTTCATATACGATTACATTGTCTACTATTTCATAGCCGATTTCCTCCAACATAGATTGCATATCGTCAGCTATAATAACATTATCTTCTACAATAAGAATCCTAATGGGTTGTTCCAAGGCAGTAGTTTTTTAGGTGGTTTATCATCAAAATTACAAAAAATAATTATAACATAAATAAAACAATAGAGCAAGAAGAAAAGTACTGAGTGCCAACTTTTTCAATTCTACATCCAAAGACCTAGGCTCCTCTGTTTTGTAAACTTTGATCAAATGTATAAACATGGGTATAAATGCCAATAAATGTACATAGCCTACTAATGACCCTTTGTTCAAAAGCGTGAAACATAGCATACATATGAAGGCTACCAATATTAACACATAGTGATATACCTTTCCATTTTCAAAACCCATAAAAACCACTAGCGTATTTTTATTCGATTTTTTATCGGAAATATGGTCTCGAAGGTTGTTGAGGTTAAGTACAGCAGTACTTAATGTACCTATTGCGATAGCTGGAAGAAAGGACAAAAGAGTAACATTTTTAGTGAACAAAAACATAGATCCGACCACACCCAACAGACCAAAAAACAAAAAAACAAAAACATCACCTAGACCTTTGTAGCCATAGGCAGAATTGCCAACAGTATATCTAATAGCAGCCCAAACACTAGCCAAACCCAAAATCAAAAAGACTAGGGTATTGTCCAAATTTTCGGTACCGAATGAAAAATAAACAACGAACAGCACCAACACAAGGTTTATCATTATTGAAACAATAATGCCCTTTTTCAACTCTTTTCTAGATAACAGTCCACTTTGGTAGGCCCTCTTTGGGCCTATACGTTCATCATTGTCGGTTCCCTTTACACCATCACCGTAGTCATTCGCAAAATTTGAAGTAACCTGAAACCCTATTGTAGTTAACAGTGCAAGAATAAAAATAACGGTATTGGAGTATCCGTAGAAGTTTGCCAATGCCGTACCGACCAAGATACCTGATATGGACAAAGGCAACGTTCTCAACCGCGCCGCATTTACCCATGCTTTAAATTTAGACACTAATAAGGGTCTTCAATTTGGATACGCTTCCCATCCTTATAAGATGCTACAAACGCATCGTTAAAGCCCATGTCTACAAGTTGTTTTCTAAATAGTTGGGCTTCGGACAGTGTCTCAAAATTTCCCAAAGAATAAGAATAGAAAGGGTTGGTCTTGACAAACATGGTATTGGTCAATGCTTTTGAGGCCAAAGTTACGTTATTGTCAACAAAAGATTTTACCTGTACAGAATATACTTTTTCCTTTTCCAGAAATTTTTTGGCCAGATAAAACTCGTTGACCAAGCTGAGTTCATCGTTTTGCTGTTTCAAATTATCAATCCTGGACTTGATTACGTCCAAACTATCAATAGAGACGAGAAGATTGTTTTGATTGTCAAAGCTGTTGGAACTGCTCAAACCAGCCGTAAACGATGTGATTGCCAGAGTGCTTATTAAAAATAAGCCTGTAATGCCGGCCAATACGTTTCGTTGCAGTTTACTTTTCTTTAGTTCTTTGTTCTTTATTTTTATCTGGTCTAGTAAACGTTCATTGATTATTTGGGCCTTGTCTATGTCCTTATGCAATTCCAGTAAATCGCTCTCTTCTATAAATGGCATGTATTTTGGTTTTTGTGGGGGTCAAAAGTTTAAAGTAATCAAAAAAAATGATGCAATCCAAAATTTTATAATACTTCACAAAAATAAAAGTTTTAATAAGTAAATTCCAATAAAACAGAAGTTATTTAGTAGTATAAATTTGATTTCCACTTAATTAGGAGCAAAATACACATCGCTAAATCAATTCTATCCCTTTTTCTGTAATCTTAATCTTACGCTCTCTATAAAGTGTGCCAATACCCTTTTTAAACGTTTTTTTACTCATTTGAAATATTTGCCTAATTTCTTCTGGGTCAGACTTGTCGTTAAAGCCCAAAAAACCGTTTGAGCTTACCAACTCGTCATATATTTTCTGAGCGGTTGGCTCCAGCACCAATTGCCCAATGGGCTGTAAGGAAACATCGATTTTATTATCAGGTCTTATATTTTTAATATAGCCTTTTACAGTGTCCCCTACTGCAATAGGTTTGAAAATAGTATCAAAAAAAATCAATCCTTTGTGCTTTTTGTTGATGATTACTTCCCAACCCAAATCCGTTTTTCGGGAAACCCATAAATCGACTTCCTCGTGAATTCGTACTGTTATGTTTTGGTTACTTAAAAACTTATCCAATTTATTGGATGCCAATAATCTAAAGGAAATTTCGTCCAAATAGCAATACACCAGGTAATACTGCCCTTCTTGCATCGTCAATCGTTGTTCTTTGAAAGGCACTAGCAGTTGTTTCTCCAGTCCCCAATCCAAAAAAGCGCCATAATTATTAACTTCGGCTACTTTCAAGAAACCAAAATCATTCCTTTTGATTTTCGGGGTCAGCGTGGTGGCAACGGGTCTTTCCTCATGATCCAAGTAGCAGAAAATTCTGATGTCATCATTGATCTCATACGATTCAGGTACGTATTTATTGGGTAGCAATACCTCATTACCTTCATCATCCTCTAAAAAAAGACCGACACTTGTACTCCTTTCAATACGTAGTGTATTATAGTTTCCTAATTCTATCATGCAACAAAGTTAGTTTTAAAAAACGGGTATAAAAAAACCGTTCTATGGCAGAACGGCTTTTTGTTTTTTTGTTTACGATTACTAGTTGTAAACAGATTCTTTTCCAAAATGTTTGGCCAGCATGTAGTAAATTACGGCCCTATGTTTATTTCTCTCAGACGCGCCATACTTCTCTACCACACTTTTAATGGCCTCCATTAGCTGAGGACCATCGGAAAGGCCCAACTTTTTTATGAGAAAATTGTTTTTGACCGTTTCCAGTTCCGCATCGTCACTACCGGACACTTTGGATGCATCTAAATTGTAGATGGCAGGGCCTAAACCAATGGCAACTTTGGTAAGCAGGTCTTTATCCGGTGTATCTCCAAATTTATCCTTTATATCCGCTACATACTTTTCAATTAATTCATCTCTTTTACTGCTCATAATTTTGTGTTCTTGTTAATGGTTTATAATATTCTAAGATATAAAATCGAAATAACCGAGCAAAATTTTGTTGTTCAATAATCTAGGTGTGTTTATCTCCAAAACTTTTGGTCTCGCCGAATCTTCGTAAAAGTTCGCCAACGCAAGTTTTAAACCATGCGCTGTATGCGCCTTAGTATATTCCAAGTCATACATTT from Costertonia aggregata harbors:
- a CDS encoding LytR/AlgR family response regulator transcription factor, yielding MEQPIRILIVEDNVIIADDMQSMLEEIGYEIVDNVIVYEQAEEVLKTKEVDLVLIDIILASDKTGIDLGKHIREKYNIPFIFVTSNSDRATVENAKTVKPNGYLVKPFEQQDLYTSIEIALSNFDYSEKGSPSDAPGASEDTVVSNSVLKDSIFVKKQHLYYRIQFGDIQFIKADNVYLEVNTVDKKFLVRSPLKDYLEKLPKNKFYRAHKSYIVNVDHIDAINSKDIMINNNLIPISKDFKEFIISAMNS
- the menA gene encoding 1,4-dihydroxy-2-naphthoate octaprenyltransferase translates to MSKFKAWVNAARLRTLPLSISGILVGTALANFYGYSNTVIFILALLTTIGFQVTSNFANDYGDGVKGTDNDERIGPKRAYQSGLLSRKELKKGIIVSIMINLVLVLFVVYFSFGTENLDNTLVFLILGLASVWAAIRYTVGNSAYGYKGLGDVFVFLFFGLLGVVGSMFLFTKNVTLLSFLPAIAIGTLSTAVLNLNNLRDHISDKKSNKNTLVVFMGFENGKVYHYVLILVAFICMLCFTLLNKGSLVGYVHLLAFIPMFIHLIKVYKTEEPRSLDVELKKLALSTFLLALLFYLCYNYFL
- a CDS encoding SPOR domain-containing protein, which produces MPFIEESDLLELHKDIDKAQIINERLLDQIKIKNKELKKSKLQRNVLAGITGLFLISTLAITSFTAGLSSSNSFDNQNNLLVSIDSLDVIKSRIDNLKQQNDELSLVNEFYLAKKFLEKEKVYSVQVKSFVDNNVTLASKALTNTMFVKTNPFYSYSLGNFETLSEAQLFRKQLVDMGFNDAFVASYKDGKRIQIEDPY
- a CDS encoding CvfB family protein, which codes for MIELGNYNTLRIERSTSVGLFLEDDEGNEVLLPNKYVPESYEINDDIRIFCYLDHEERPVATTLTPKIKRNDFGFLKVAEVNNYGAFLDWGLEKQLLVPFKEQRLTMQEGQYYLVYCYLDEISFRLLASNKLDKFLSNQNITVRIHEEVDLWVSRKTDLGWEVIINKKHKGLIFFDTIFKPIAVGDTVKGYIKNIRPDNKIDVSLQPIGQLVLEPTAQKIYDELVSSNGFLGFNDKSDPEEIRQIFQMSKKTFKKGIGTLYRERKIKITEKGIELI
- a CDS encoding DUF2853 family protein — encoded protein: MSSKRDELIEKYVADIKDKFGDTPDKDLLTKVAIGLGPAIYNLDASKVSGSDDAELETVKNNFLIKKLGLSDGPQLMEAIKSVVEKYGASERNKHRAVIYYMLAKHFGKESVYN